The DNA region CCGCAGCAACGATTTTATCGACAACGTTATCCACTTGGTCGTCGTCGATTACGATTTCAAGCTTGAGCTTCTGAAGAAACTCAACAGTGTATTCAGAACCACGGTAGCGTTCTGTTTGACCCTTTTGGCGACCGAAGCCTCTGACTTCAGATACGGTCATACCAACGATTCCAGCATTGACAAGGGCAATTTTTACTTCATCGAGCTTGAAAGGACGAATAATCGCTTCTACTTTTTTCATTGAGATAACTCCTTTTTCTTGTGCGGGATTTTAAAGATGATGTGAAATAAACGGAATTAAATTCGCTTGCTGACTTGTTTTAGCATCGCTTTAGCAGCGAAATGGTCAAATCCAAGACAATTGTACAGGTTAACTTTTCTGGTCTGGGTATTTCGGCGCATTCTGTAACCATTTTTCGAGAATCTTGGGCAGTTGGGCAAGTTTACGATCTGTTGCGGAGATTGATGTGTGTTTTGTCGTGGCCTGAGCAACTAATTTGTCTGAGCCAGCTTTTAAGAGTTGATATTGCACCGTAAATTTGTTGGGCTTTTTTGGGTTGACTACTGGGAAAAGCTTAATGAGTAAACGATCGCCCCACCGGATAGGACGAAAAAAATCAATATCTGCGTGAACAATGGGAAGAGCAATTTCACCACGCTCAAGTAAATTTTGCCAATCGAAACCCAGATCAGTGAGGCAATGCTCATAGGCTTCATGGCAAATATGGAGAAGATTTGCGAAATATACGACGCCAGCGGCATCAGTATCGTTTAAATGGATAGTGCGTTGGTATGAATAACCCATAGAAAAGCTCTGGGGAAAAGTCTGTGGGACAATGAACAAGATGGTTGTGCAATAAAACGTCGATAATGACCTCCACAAGCCCTTACAAAAGTAAACTCTTTAATTTTCTAAATCGTCAATCGATTCAGTGGAATACTCGTTTGGCTCAGGCTGCACGTCGTCTCAAAATCACAGTGGAATGGG from [Leptolyngbya] sp. PCC 7376 includes:
- a CDS encoding P-II family nitrogen regulator: MKKVEAIIRPFKLDEVKIALVNAGIVGMTVSEVRGFGRQKGQTERYRGSEYTVEFLQKLKLEIVIDDDQVDNVVDKIVAAARTGEIGDGKIFVSPVDEIIRIRTGEKDLEAV
- a CDS encoding thioesterase family protein; amino-acid sequence: MGYSYQRTIHLNDTDAAGVVYFANLLHICHEAYEHCLTDLGFDWQNLLERGEIALPIVHADIDFFRPIRWGDRLLIKLFPVVNPKKPNKFTVQYQLLKAGSDKLVAQATTKHTSISATDRKLAQLPKILEKWLQNAPKYPDQKS